A genome region from Ammoniphilus oxalaticus includes the following:
- a CDS encoding glycosyltransferase family 4 protein yields the protein MKILYICSFYHRAMIFKDCMDALTRRGNTVQVYNATWKGDSVEKKYVPIMTDSVVHKECYFKWERYFFFTKQYKIYRNLVKNFDLLNFDILHAHNLFNGGVSAYYCSKKTNVPFIVSIRASDITAFMNISFFRKLAKKVLKSAAGIQFLSIRHRDEFLNNYVDSGDRDLIEAKSFIAFNGLEEFWLKNRHNPKTLKNKKNITLLFAGKINKNKNILKIVEASNLLINRGYNVNLRIVGKVLDGEIGRRLREIDYVELIDFKPMDELINLYRESDIFIMPSIHESFGRVYAEAMTQGLPVIYTKGQGFDGIFSDGEVGYAVPSGDAEYISQCIERITTKYEQISKNCIDRSQKFDWKRISKDIDEFYKKVIS from the coding sequence TTGAAAATTTTATATATCTGTTCATTTTATCATCGAGCAATGATTTTTAAGGATTGTATGGATGCATTAACTAGAAGAGGAAATACTGTCCAGGTATATAATGCAACTTGGAAAGGTGATAGTGTTGAAAAAAAATATGTTCCTATAATGACCGATTCGGTAGTTCATAAGGAATGCTATTTTAAATGGGAGAGATATTTCTTCTTTACTAAGCAATATAAGATATATCGAAATTTGGTGAAAAACTTCGACCTTTTGAACTTTGATATTTTACATGCTCATAATCTTTTTAATGGTGGAGTTTCTGCTTATTATTGTAGTAAGAAAACAAATGTTCCTTTTATTGTTAGTATACGAGCCAGTGACATCACTGCATTTATGAATATCTCTTTTTTTAGAAAATTAGCTAAAAAAGTCTTGAAAAGTGCTGCAGGTATTCAATTCCTTTCTATAAGACATAGAGACGAGTTTTTAAATAATTATGTTGACTCGGGAGATCGTGATTTAATTGAGGCTAAATCATTTATTGCATTTAATGGTTTGGAGGAATTTTGGTTAAAAAATAGGCATAATCCAAAGACGTTGAAAAATAAAAAAAATATCACTCTTTTATTTGCGGGGAAAATAAACAAAAATAAAAATATATTAAAGATAGTGGAAGCAAGTAATCTTCTTATTAATAGAGGATACAATGTTAATCTAAGGATTGTTGGAAAGGTCCTTGATGGAGAGATAGGAAGAAGATTAAGGGAAATAGATTATGTAGAATTGATTGACTTTAAGCCAATGGATGAATTAATTAATCTATATCGAGAAAGTGATATTTTTATTATGCCATCTATACATGAAAGTTTTGGTCGCGTTTATGCGGAAGCTATGACACAAGGATTGCCTGTTATATATACAAAAGGACAAGGTTTTGATGGAATATTTTCGGATGGAGAAGTCGGTTACGCAGTACCAAGTGGGGATGCGGAATATATCTCGCAGTGTATTGAAAGAATTACAACAAAGTATGAACAAATTTCCAAAAATTGCATAGATAGATCACAAAAATTTGATTGGAAAAGAATTTCAAAAGATATTGATGAATTCTATAAAAAGGTTATAAGTTGA
- a CDS encoding polysaccharide pyruvyl transferase family protein gives MKIGLITFHNALNYGASLQTYATQKYLNELGHECVIIDYVNDSRNKAYDMKAQITNQFKEKQYKTAIRMAAGSFLMNLRRKSFLAFYSQNTIKTNKMYRTNEEARELNGKFDYFIVGSDQVWNPNNNGWDMAYLLNFVDEKEKTISYASSFGVSSIPDELTDLYSENLRLINHLSTREGLGVELIKNMTGRDAKLVLDPVFLLDRDRWIKLAKTAKDEKGEFLFVYTNRSNQFERMVKTTDFDVTPYKIHKISRFLTPWDFINSNVKVDYFIPPQKFLSNILNASLVATASFHCVAFAILFQKKFVAFLTGDEGRDERITNLLHITGLSHRIYNENMTSRDIEEEIDYANVERRLQKYVADSQEFLNNIFT, from the coding sequence ATGAAAATCGGGTTGATTACATTTCATAATGCTCTAAACTACGGTGCATCATTACAGACATACGCTACTCAGAAATACCTGAATGAACTTGGTCACGAATGTGTAATAATAGATTATGTTAATGATAGCAGAAATAAGGCTTATGACATGAAGGCCCAAATAACTAATCAATTTAAAGAAAAACAATATAAAACAGCTATTCGAATGGCTGCTGGAAGTTTTTTAATGAATCTTAGAAGGAAAAGTTTTTTAGCGTTTTATTCTCAAAATACGATTAAAACAAATAAAATGTATAGAACAAATGAAGAAGCAAGGGAGTTAAATGGAAAATTTGATTATTTTATTGTGGGAAGTGATCAGGTTTGGAATCCGAATAATAATGGCTGGGATATGGCTTATTTATTGAATTTCGTTGACGAAAAAGAAAAAACTATCTCATATGCGTCAAGTTTTGGTGTAAGCAGCATACCAGATGAACTTACGGATCTCTATTCTGAGAACTTGAGGTTAATTAACCATTTGTCCACGCGAGAGGGTCTCGGTGTTGAGCTGATAAAGAACATGACAGGTAGAGATGCAAAATTAGTTTTGGATCCAGTATTCCTTTTGGATAGGGATAGGTGGATTAAACTGGCAAAGACAGCGAAAGATGAGAAGGGGGAATTTCTGTTTGTATATACAAATAGAAGCAATCAGTTTGAAAGAATGGTAAAAACAACTGATTTTGATGTAACTCCATACAAGATACATAAAATAAGTCGTTTCTTGACGCCATGGGATTTTATAAATTCAAATGTCAAAGTGGATTATTTTATACCGCCTCAAAAATTTTTGTCTAATATTTTGAATGCCAGTTTAGTAGCTACAGCATCTTTTCACTGCGTAGCTTTTGCAATATTATTTCAAAAAAAGTTTGTAGCATTTCTTACAGGAGATGAAGGTAGGGACGAAAGAATAACTAATCTACTACATATCACAGGTTTATCTCATAGGATTTACAATGAAAATATGACATCTAGAGATATTGAAGAAGAAATAGACTACGCAAATGTGGAAAGAAGGTTACAAAAATATGTAGCTGATTCTCAAGAATTCTTAAATAATATATTTACTTAG
- a CDS encoding FAD-binding protein: protein MQILENESLKKYTTIKIGGNAKHLYIPESIDDLVNLMERIKNDKYYIIGGGSNILMNDQKTYENVICLTAMDNNIKSLGNGTYYVGASVRVQELINHINKDGFCGIEYLYSVPALIGGAIVMNAGRGRGHGLSISDFIEEVHIWDGGSIKVVKNDKCGFEYRKSNFKNSKVIVLGGKFTFDKIINDGSRMTKQDRINYSKKVQDYSGPSFGSVFCQHDRKIMQIVRILSPGFKNGISFSNKTSNWLTNRGEGTYLQAVSLINRVKRYHKIIGRKAVPEVIIWE from the coding sequence GTGCAGATATTAGAAAATGAATCTTTGAAAAAATATACTACAATCAAGATTGGCGGAAATGCAAAACATTTATATATTCCTGAAAGTATAGATGATTTGGTAAATTTAATGGAAAGAATTAAAAATGATAAATATTATATCATTGGTGGTGGTTCAAATATCCTAATGAATGACCAAAAAACATATGAAAATGTGATTTGCTTGACTGCGATGGATAATAATATAAAAAGCTTAGGAAACGGTACTTACTATGTCGGCGCATCTGTTAGGGTGCAGGAATTAATCAATCATATAAACAAAGATGGTTTTTGTGGAATAGAATATCTATATTCAGTTCCGGCATTAATTGGAGGGGCTATTGTAATGAATGCTGGCAGAGGAAGGGGACACGGACTTTCTATTAGCGACTTTATTGAAGAGGTTCATATATGGGATGGGGGCTCTATTAAAGTCGTTAAGAACGATAAATGTGGTTTTGAGTATAGAAAGTCTAATTTTAAAAACAGTAAAGTCATAGTATTGGGTGGGAAATTTACCTTTGATAAAATTATTAATGATGGATCAAGAATGACAAAGCAAGATAGAATAAATTATAGCAAAAAAGTTCAGGACTACAGTGGCCCAAGCTTCGGTTCAGTATTCTGTCAACATGATCGGAAAATAATGCAAATAGTAAGAATACTCTCTCCTGGTTTTAAAAATGGAATATCATTTTCTAATAAAACTTCTAATTGGTTAACAAATAGAGGAGAGGGGACTTACTTACAAGCTGTAAGTCTAATAAACAGGGTAAAGAGATATCACAAAATAATTGGAAGAAAGGCTGTTCCTGAAGTGATAATCTGGGAATGA
- a CDS encoding glycosyltransferase family 2 protein — protein MSIVIPHYNSVDMLKKLINSIPKQSDVQIIVVDDKSNKDIESLNSLMSDNRYDHVLFLKNETNKKGAGVCRNIGLKKVKGEWVLFADADDFFTDDFYSIVRKYFNSDNDVIFFTPTSIELETGKKSNRHDVYEKKIVDYIQNNNIKSELSLRYEFTVPWSKLIKVNLLKENNICFDEVIASNDMMFSAKVGLYMEKFDVSDKVIYCVTKSKGSLTTKINETIFDTRLMVRINYCQFLKYNLSSKELKMINLSGRGMIYNSIIHGHGLKKVFSTYIKLRRNGIEVFNLKFLNPIFLIKKVSRHYKIYSENKRYLSK, from the coding sequence TTGTCTATTGTTATTCCACATTACAATTCAGTGGACATGTTGAAGAAATTAATTAACTCAATACCAAAACAATCTGATGTTCAGATTATAGTTGTAGATGATAAAAGTAACAAGGATATAGAATCACTTAATTCGCTAATGTCGGATAATAGGTACGATCATGTATTATTTTTAAAGAATGAAACAAATAAAAAAGGAGCTGGTGTATGTAGAAATATAGGTTTAAAAAAAGTAAAAGGTGAGTGGGTTCTATTTGCCGATGCTGATGATTTTTTCACTGACGATTTTTATTCAATTGTAAGGAAATACTTTAATTCTGACAATGATGTAATATTCTTTACTCCGACTAGTATTGAATTAGAAACGGGGAAAAAGTCCAATAGGCATGATGTATATGAAAAAAAGATAGTTGATTATATTCAGAACAATAATATTAAGTCGGAACTTTCCCTAAGATATGAGTTTACCGTTCCATGGTCTAAATTGATAAAGGTTAATTTATTGAAAGAAAACAACATATGTTTTGACGAAGTAATAGCTTCTAATGATATGATGTTTTCTGCAAAGGTTGGTTTATATATGGAAAAATTTGATGTGTCGGATAAAGTAATCTATTGCGTTACAAAGAGTAAAGGTAGTTTAACTACTAAAATAAATGAAACTATATTTGATACAAGATTAATGGTACGTATAAATTATTGTCAGTTCCTTAAATATAATTTGAGTTCAAAAGAATTAAAAATGATAAATCTTAGTGGAAGGGGAATGATCTATAATTCAATAATACATGGCCATGGTTTAAAAAAAGTTTTTTCAACATACATTAAATTGAGAAGAAATGGTATAGAAGTTTTTAATCTTAAGTTTTTAAATCCTATTTTTTTAATAAAAAAGGTTAGTCGTCATTATAAAATTTATAGTGAAAACAAAAGATATCTAAGTAAGTAA
- a CDS encoding glycosyltransferase: MVDLKPENGIIKSWKGNIKNPKVSICCITFNHESYIENAIKSFLMQETDFPFEILIHDDASTDGTQDIIRKYEMMYPKIIKPIYQTENQFSKGIRMIFTYNYSRALGEYIALCEGDDYWTDRKKIQKQVRILEENNGITLCIHSTGVFSLPKNSLDSNEIRLKNGDEIYNASQVILGGGMFGHTSSFVFRRKVIENLPEWFFDSPSGDTPLRLLSASLGDVYYIDQEMSVYRKGIGGSWTSRMQENKIFITHWEKSIKMYEEYNEYTDYRYSQAIKKRISQISYTLILRFISHMNAKKQLKGFYSRLVVIDKLKLKIKVLLLSISDIKKEY; the protein is encoded by the coding sequence ATGGTAGATTTGAAACCAGAGAATGGAATTATTAAGTCATGGAAAGGAAATATAAAAAATCCAAAAGTGAGTATTTGTTGTATAACATTTAATCACGAATCATATATCGAAAATGCAATTAAAAGTTTCTTAATGCAAGAAACAGATTTTCCATTCGAAATCCTTATTCATGATGATGCCTCAACAGATGGTACACAAGACATCATACGAAAGTATGAAATGATGTATCCTAAAATAATAAAACCTATATATCAGACGGAAAATCAATTTTCCAAAGGGATAAGAATGATTTTTACATACAATTATTCAAGAGCATTAGGAGAATATATTGCTTTGTGTGAAGGAGATGATTATTGGACGGATAGAAAAAAGATACAAAAACAAGTGAGGATATTGGAAGAAAACAATGGAATTACTTTATGTATACATTCGACCGGAGTATTTAGTTTACCTAAGAATTCCCTGGATTCAAATGAAATTAGACTTAAAAATGGAGATGAAATTTATAATGCAAGTCAAGTTATCTTAGGAGGAGGTATGTTTGGACATACTTCCTCATTTGTTTTTCGTAGAAAAGTAATTGAAAATCTTCCCGAGTGGTTTTTTGACTCCCCATCGGGAGATACACCATTAAGATTATTGAGTGCTAGCCTTGGAGATGTTTATTATATAGATCAGGAAATGTCTGTATATAGAAAAGGTATAGGTGGCTCTTGGACTAGTAGGATGCAAGAAAATAAAATATTTATAACCCATTGGGAGAAAAGCATTAAAATGTATGAAGAGTATAATGAGTATACTGACTACAGATATTCACAAGCAATAAAGAAAAGAATTAGCCAAATTTCATACACTTTGATTTTAAGATTTATTTCACATATGAATGCAAAAAAACAATTAAAAGGATTCTACTCACGTCTAGTTGTTATAGATAAATTGAAATTGAAAATTAAAGTACTCTTATTGTCCATCTCAGACATAAAAAAAGAATATTGA
- a CDS encoding lipopolysaccharide biosynthesis protein yields MGDNGQLKKDTIRGLFWTFADFFSSRGIGFIIQLLLARLLLPVHFGLMGMILIVIAVSQTIVDSGMQNALIREKDSTQEDYSTVFYFNLVISFLLYSVIFGIAPYVSLFYDEPILTALLRVLGIIVIINAFSIVQRTILTKNIDFKTQTIINIISTFFSGIISIGLAFYGFGVWSLVIQNVVGQLLQSILLTVHNRWLPSLIFSVASFKRLFGFGWKLLISSLIDTSYQNFYNVIIGRTYSTIPLGYYTQALMLRDVASKSITSAVQKVTYPVLSKMQENEEQLKRGYRTLIKSSVFITFPVMIGLSAISGTLIPLLFGEKWAGTVPFFQILCLAGMLYPLQSINLNILQVKGRSDLFLKLEIIKKTFGISLITITIVLKLGMFVLVWTLVISAVISYFINSYYSGKLLNYSTKQQIKDITKTMISTLIMGISVIMLGSQLDMLNNLFSLILQIMLGFSVFVGMSLILKSNELNYFIKTLKTLLNKKVKNQTEIEKVSNNQ; encoded by the coding sequence ATGGGTGATAATGGACAGTTAAAAAAAGATACTATCAGGGGGCTTTTCTGGACCTTTGCAGACTTCTTTTCCTCTAGAGGAATTGGATTTATAATACAATTGTTATTAGCCCGACTTCTTTTACCAGTTCATTTTGGGCTGATGGGGATGATCTTAATTGTAATCGCAGTTTCTCAAACAATAGTTGACAGTGGAATGCAAAATGCATTAATTCGTGAAAAGGATTCTACCCAGGAAGATTACTCAACAGTTTTTTATTTTAATTTAGTTATTTCATTCTTGCTTTATAGCGTTATTTTTGGAATAGCACCGTATGTAAGTCTATTTTATGATGAACCAATTTTAACTGCATTACTACGAGTGTTGGGGATAATCGTAATTATTAATGCATTTAGTATTGTACAGAGAACAATTCTAACAAAAAATATTGATTTTAAAACCCAGACAATAATAAACATTATCTCTACGTTTTTTTCTGGTATTATTTCGATTGGGCTTGCTTTTTATGGGTTTGGAGTATGGAGTTTAGTTATTCAAAATGTTGTGGGACAACTTTTACAGTCAATTCTTTTAACAGTGCACAATCGATGGCTACCATCGTTAATTTTTAGTGTTGCGTCTTTTAAAAGATTATTTGGATTTGGATGGAAATTGCTCATATCAAGTCTTATAGATACCAGCTATCAAAATTTTTACAATGTTATCATTGGTAGGACTTATTCCACAATTCCATTAGGGTATTATACACAAGCTCTTATGTTAAGAGATGTTGCGTCAAAATCAATCACATCAGCTGTTCAAAAAGTAACATATCCCGTTTTAAGTAAAATGCAAGAGAATGAGGAACAGTTAAAACGTGGTTATCGTACTTTAATCAAGAGCTCAGTTTTTATCACGTTTCCTGTGATGATAGGACTTTCCGCTATTTCTGGAACGTTAATCCCGTTGTTATTTGGTGAAAAGTGGGCAGGGACTGTGCCCTTTTTCCAAATTTTATGTCTGGCTGGGATGCTCTATCCTTTACAGTCTATTAATTTAAATATTCTTCAAGTTAAAGGTCGATCTGACTTGTTTTTAAAACTGGAAATAATAAAAAAAACATTTGGAATAAGTTTGATTACAATAACTATAGTACTGAAACTTGGGATGTTCGTATTAGTATGGACATTAGTTATTTCTGCAGTAATCAGTTACTTTATTAATTCATATTATTCTGGGAAATTATTAAATTACAGCACTAAACAACAAATTAAAGATATAACTAAGACAATGATATCCACCCTTATCATGGGTATATCAGTCATAATGCTTGGTTCACAATTAGATATGCTTAATAATTTGTTTTCACTAATTTTACAAATCATGTTGGGTTTCAGTGTGTTTGTTGGGATGTCATTAATTTTAAAATCTAATGAATTAAATTATTTTATAAAAACATTGAAAACTCTTTTGAATAAGAAAGTGAAAAATCAAACTGAGATTGAGAAGGTGAGTAATAATCAGTGA
- a CDS encoding 1-aminocyclopropane-1-carboxylate deaminase/D-cysteine desulfhydrase: protein MKKNIIATPIQPMNYSDGSNHYYIKRDDLLPFSFGGNKVRIAEQYFHDMKNKNCDCIIAYGNSRSNLCRVIANMSKSLKIPCFVISPSDDSGGHIETNNSRIVKALGAKMVYCNKKNISQTVKKVMDDCIQKGLNPYYIYGNIFGKGNEKVAVEAYATAYDEINEFESESGVTFDYIFHASGTGTTQAGLICGSLLYGDNKKIVGISVARNASDNKEIIKHNISEYMNGKVYREKDIYFEDKYVLGGYGNYNNEIINVINEMLSHDGISLDPTYTGKAFWGMTEYLKENSIGGKKILFIHTGGLPLFFDNINLI, encoded by the coding sequence GTGAAAAAAAACATTATAGCAACGCCGATTCAACCTATGAATTATAGTGACGGAAGTAATCATTACTACATAAAACGTGATGATTTACTTCCGTTTTCATTTGGAGGGAATAAAGTCAGGATTGCAGAGCAGTATTTTCATGATATGAAGAATAAAAACTGTGATTGTATCATTGCTTATGGCAACAGCCGATCCAACCTTTGTCGAGTCATTGCAAATATGAGTAAATCACTTAAAATACCTTGCTTTGTAATTTCTCCATCTGATGACTCGGGGGGGCACATTGAGACAAACAATAGTAGAATTGTAAAGGCTTTGGGAGCCAAGATGGTATATTGCAATAAAAAGAATATCTCACAAACGGTTAAAAAAGTTATGGATGATTGTATACAGAAGGGCCTGAATCCTTATTACATTTATGGAAATATTTTTGGAAAGGGAAACGAAAAGGTAGCTGTTGAGGCATATGCCACAGCTTACGATGAAATAAATGAATTCGAATCAGAAAGCGGTGTCACTTTTGATTATATATTCCATGCATCAGGTACGGGTACAACACAGGCTGGATTAATTTGTGGAAGTCTTCTATATGGAGATAATAAAAAGATTGTCGGGATCTCAGTTGCTCGGAATGCAAGCGATAATAAAGAAATAATTAAACATAATATATCAGAATACATGAACGGAAAAGTATATCGCGAAAAAGATATCTATTTTGAAGATAAATATGTCCTTGGCGGGTATGGGAATTATAATAATGAAATTATCAATGTTATAAATGAAATGCTTAGCCATGATGGTATATCGCTAGACCCTACTTATACCGGTAAAGCATTCTGGGGAATGACTGAATATTTGAAGGAAAACTCAATTGGAGGTAAAAAGATCCTCTTTATTCATACAGGTGGACTTCCATTGTTTTTTGATAACATAAATTTAATTTAA
- a CDS encoding GNAT family N-acetyltransferase: MNILLTSVGRRSYLVKYFKDALGNSGEVHVSNSSAITPAFTFADKCIVTPLIYDENYIPFLLDYCEQNNIKAVISLFDIDLPVLSANKHAFLEIGTQVIVSNKSVINICNDKFETYKFLINNGFNAPKTLISLYSALDAIQSKSLEYPLIIKPRWGMGSIGVFEAHNEDELGVFYNKVISEIKGSYLKYEIQGKLEESVLIQEKLPGQEYGLDIINNLDGEYQNTVVKRKYAMRSGETDSAETVDNSLLKDIGENISKSLQHIANLDVDVFLKDNIPYILEMNARFGGGYPFSHMAGVNLPLAIVKWLDGQQIDSTLLTERIGVLAHKDIEIVHIQNEVDDYKIIRLETSEEICNVLTSFDYVFQPSISQRIENLNQYAQKLKDNALVYAAKDTNNQIIGFVVFYVNDMETKTGYVTFLAVQPYARRRKLGEKLLDFCINESRENEMSSLKLEVRKHNEKAIRLYEKNGFEYCDEASGDSVYMIKKL; this comes from the coding sequence ATGAATATACTATTAACTTCAGTAGGCAGACGCAGTTATCTCGTTAAATATTTTAAAGATGCTTTGGGGAATAGTGGTGAAGTACACGTTTCAAACAGCAGCGCTATTACCCCTGCTTTCACTTTCGCTGACAAATGTATAGTAACACCTCTTATTTATGATGAGAATTATATTCCCTTTTTATTAGATTATTGCGAACAGAATAATATTAAAGCCGTCATATCTCTTTTTGATATCGATCTTCCAGTTTTATCAGCCAATAAGCATGCTTTTTTGGAAATAGGGACACAAGTAATTGTTTCGAATAAGTCAGTCATTAATATTTGTAATGATAAGTTTGAAACATATAAATTTTTAATAAATAATGGATTCAATGCACCGAAAACTCTCATTTCCCTTTATTCTGCACTGGATGCTATACAGTCAAAATCACTAGAATATCCCCTAATCATCAAACCTCGTTGGGGAATGGGTTCGATAGGGGTGTTTGAGGCTCATAATGAAGATGAGTTGGGTGTTTTTTATAATAAAGTCATTTCAGAAATAAAAGGCAGTTATCTGAAGTATGAAATACAAGGAAAGTTGGAAGAAAGTGTTCTAATACAAGAAAAATTGCCCGGACAGGAGTATGGATTAGATATTATTAATAATCTTGATGGGGAATATCAAAATACAGTTGTTAAGAGGAAGTATGCAATGCGTTCAGGGGAAACTGATAGTGCCGAAACAGTGGACAATTCATTGTTAAAGGATATAGGCGAAAATATTAGCAAAAGTCTTCAACATATTGCAAATCTCGATGTAGATGTTTTCTTAAAAGACAATATTCCATATATCTTAGAAATGAACGCAAGGTTTGGTGGAGGGTATCCCTTTAGTCACATGGCGGGGGTTAATTTACCGTTAGCCATTGTGAAATGGTTAGATGGTCAACAAATTGATAGCACATTGCTTACAGAGAGAATCGGAGTTTTAGCGCATAAAGATATAGAAATAGTCCATATTCAGAATGAGGTTGATGATTATAAGATTATCAGACTTGAAACAAGCGAAGAAATATGTAATGTGCTCACTTCTTTTGATTATGTATTTCAGCCGTCGATATCACAGCGGATTGAGAATCTAAATCAATATGCGCAAAAGTTAAAAGATAATGCCCTTGTATATGCGGCAAAGGATACCAATAATCAAATTATTGGTTTTGTGGTTTTTTATGTAAATGATATGGAAACAAAAACAGGATATGTAACCTTTCTTGCAGTACAGCCGTATGCCCGAAGAAGAAAGCTGGGCGAAAAACTTTTAGATTTTTGTATAAATGAATCAAGAGAAAATGAGATGTCTTCTCTAAAATTAGAAGTCCGCAAGCATAATGAGAAGGCTATACGATTATATGAGAAAAACGGTTTTGAATATTGTGATGAGGCTTCTGGGGATTCAGTGTATATGATTAAGAAATTGTAG
- a CDS encoding DegT/DnrJ/EryC1/StrS family aminotransferase, whose protein sequence is MKPIQVTQSSMPNFNDYIEEIRDLWDSRWLTNMGVKHNQLEKELSHYLNTPYVNLFTNGHLALECAIAAFNLKGEVITTPFTFVSTTHAIVRNGLKPVFCDINLDNYNIDTSKLESLITDKTSAIIPVHVYGNICNVEEIDRIAKKYDLKVIYDAAHAFGVTVDGVGVGNFGDASMFSFHATKVFNTIEGGAVTFRNSNLKETLNSIKNFGIKGRETIEYVSGNAKMNEFQAAMGLCNLRHVEDEINKRKLVVNRYKERLSNIKGIRLLQLQKGVKSNFAYFPVVFDGYKMNRDEIAESLAIKNIFARKYFYPLTNSLDCYEQKYDVDLTPVAKFVSQNVLTLPLYADLSLDDVDLICDTVLGT, encoded by the coding sequence ATGAAACCTATTCAAGTAACTCAATCCTCAATGCCCAACTTTAATGATTATATAGAGGAAATCAGGGATCTGTGGGATAGTCGATGGTTAACAAATATGGGGGTAAAACATAATCAATTAGAAAAAGAATTATCACATTATTTAAATACCCCTTACGTTAATCTTTTTACTAACGGACATCTTGCGTTGGAATGTGCGATAGCAGCTTTTAATCTCAAAGGAGAAGTTATAACAACGCCATTCACATTTGTGTCAACAACACATGCAATAGTACGAAATGGTTTAAAGCCTGTCTTCTGTGACATCAATTTGGATAATTATAATATTGATACAAGTAAGCTGGAAAGTCTTATAACGGATAAGACTTCGGCAATTATCCCTGTCCATGTCTATGGGAATATTTGCAATGTTGAAGAGATCGATAGGATAGCTAAAAAGTATGATCTTAAGGTAATCTATGATGCTGCGCACGCATTTGGTGTAACGGTAGATGGTGTTGGTGTTGGGAACTTTGGGGATGCTTCCATGTTTAGTTTCCATGCGACAAAAGTATTTAATACAATCGAAGGAGGAGCAGTAACCTTTAGGAATTCAAATCTAAAAGAAACGTTAAATAGTATAAAGAACTTTGGTATTAAAGGTCGAGAGACTATTGAATATGTTAGTGGTAACGCAAAAATGAATGAATTTCAAGCTGCCATGGGGCTTTGTAATTTACGTCATGTTGAAGATGAAATAAATAAGCGTAAATTGGTAGTGAATAGATATAAAGAAAGGCTTAGTAATATAAAAGGGATAAGACTGCTTCAACTTCAAAAAGGCGTTAAAAGTAATTTTGCATATTTTCCTGTTGTTTTTGATGGTTATAAAATGAATCGTGATGAGATAGCTGAATCCTTGGCAATTAAAAATATTTTTGCAAGAAAATATTTTTATCCATTAACAAATAGTCTTGACTGTTATGAACAAAAATATGATGTTGATTTAACCCCAGTAGCCAAATTTGTTTCGCAAAATGTATTAACTTTGCCGCTTTATGCGGATCTGTCTTTAGATGATGTTGATTTAATATGCGACACCGTTTTAGGGACTTAA